In Plasmodium coatneyi strain Hackeri chromosome 8, complete sequence, the genomic stretch GTAAGACAAATTTTAATGGACTGTGCTGTGCGCTTTCTTGCctaattaaagaaaaaaaacatggcACACCAatgatatacacacatatactgTGATATTGACGCAAGCACTGCAATTTGCACAATCGTGCCGAGGAAATTCTTAGCACAGCTAAAACActgctctattttttttttttttttcagtccacgtgataaaaaaagggataattGCGCGTACACACGCGAAGGggctaaaaagaaaaaaaatatatatattatatatgcatatgtacaaatgcgtaaaaaaatatacgaatatgtataaatatgtatatatataaaaatatataaatatgcacatgtacaaaaatatacaaaagcttttatatatatgtacacaattaTCCACGTGTAAACGCATATAATAGGCAGCGctgaaataaataagcaaGCACATCCTTCCGCGTGTTTCCGGAAATGCCATTTATAGTCCCCCCTACATTCGCTTAAGCTAAAGCTTCGTGTCCCTGCTGGCGCAGCTTGTGCAGCGAAGGAACTTCATGGGCGTGTAGGCATGCTGTGCACATGGTGTGTGTTAGGAATATCCATACGCACAATAGTAAATAGTtataagcatatatacatgtttatgcataattatacacacatatacacttTTATGCTTGTTTATATAAgcttatacatatgtatgcggCTGTACATTCTACGCCCATGCGCAGACTTATATATAAAGCCCTTTTTGGCCAACTGCTATCGCCCGCGCGCGCTTGACCCGCCATCGCACGGAAAAGCTGCCTAGCAGAAagcttacttttttttttttttttttaaacttttacacacttaaaaaaaaaaaaaataaaagatatgtacatgtattaATTAAGCATTTCAttccagttttttttttttagcttgcatttatttattcctctatttttttttttttttttttcccttctccacATTTATTTCCCGAgaaatttattcattccCTCATTTATTTCTCATCATTtaattcattctttttccctcttgccctctgtttttttttttttaacgttttCCCAGTGTCATAATTTCTTCTGACATTTCGTAATCTCCTCagtgttcctttccttttggcCAAGTTAATATACAGTACGGCGCACAGTACACGTGTATAATTTCCCTTACACAAacgtgtatatacatacgcacGTACATTTCCATACCAGAGAAGATATCCCTTGCTGTTAACTTCATACACGAAAATGAGAGAAATCGTTCACATCCAAGCCGGTCAGTGTGGTAATCAGATAGGAGCAAAATTTTGGGAAGTCATATCCGACGAGCACGGCATAGATCCAGTAAGTAGTTAGTGTCCCCCACAGGGGTATGTCCCTGTGTGGGGGGGTGTATACGAACAAGTGTACGCTTGCATGTATGTGTACCAGCGCCAGAACTAGGGTGCCCCTATTTGTGTGTATACTCATTTGCATGTCTGTAATCCCTCGTAGTGCACATGCACAGGTGGTGTATCACCACATGGGATTGTGACAATGTAAGCAGGTCACTTCAATATCCCCCCTTGTGAGCTACTCCATTCGTGTTCCTACCTATGCTTGTTCCCATCCTTTGCACGCTCACTATCATGCCAAATGAGGGCCATGCACAGTATGTATCCGTTTAGACCGCGTTCATATGTAGTGTACTCCATGTTTATCCATCTTTGCACTGTGAGACATGCTTCCAAAATGTTGCACCTTAAGTTgttaataagaaaaaaaaagaataaaaataaaaatggatccTATAATGTCTGTTTATCCTGCACACCACTGCACCTATGAGCGTGCAAATTGTGCATGCAGTCCGACTAGTGACATGCACGTATGTAGGTCCTTCGATAAATTGTCTCCCAAATGGAAGGCGTATAAATAGTGTCCACATTCACGCGTGCACACCCCTTCGCGTTCACCCCACAGAGTGGTACCTACAGAGGAGACAGTGACTTACAGTTAGAAAGAGTTGATGTGTTTTACAATGAAGCAACCGGTGGCAGGTACGTGCCCAGGGCCATTTTAATGGATCTGGAACCAGGAACTATGGACAGTGTTCGAGCTGGACCTTTCGGTCAGTTATTCAGACCTGACAATTTTGTATTTGGACAAACAGGAGCTGGAAACAATTGGGCCAAGGGACATTACACAGAAGGTGCCGAATTAATAGATGCAGTTTTAGATGTAGTTCGaaaggaagcagaaggaTGTGATTGTCTACAAGGATTTCAAATTACTCATTCTTTAGGTGGAGGTACAGGTAGTGGTATGGGAACTTTGCTGATTAGTAAAATTAGGGAAGAATATCCAGACCGTATTATGGAAACCTTTTCAGTATTCCCTTCGCCAAAAGTATCAGACACAGTTGTTGAGCCATACAATGCAACCCTCTCTGTGCACCAATTGGTTGAAAATGCTGATGAAGTACAAGTTATAGATAATGAGGCTTTGTACGATATTTGTTTTAGAACATTGAAACTTACTACTCCAACTTATGGTGACTTAAATCACTTAGTTTCTGCTGCCATGTCAGGAGTTACATGTTCGTTAAGATTTCCTGGTCAGTTAAATTCTGATTTGAGAAAATTGGCTGTGAATTTAATTCCCTTCCCACGTCTCCACTTCTTTATGATTGGTTTTGCACCACTAACAAGCAGAGGCAGTCAGCAATACAGGGCTCTAACAGTACC encodes the following:
- a CDS encoding Tubulin beta chain, which gives rise to MREIVHIQAGQCGNQIGAKFWEVISDEHGIDPSGTYRGDSDLQLERVDVFYNEATGGRYVPRAILMDLEPGTMDSVRAGPFGQLFRPDNFVFGQTGAGNNWAKGHYTEGAELIDAVLDVVRKEAEGCDCLQGFQITHSLGGGTGSGMGTLLISKIREEYPDRIMETFSVFPSPKVSDTVVEPYNATLSVHQLVENADEVQVIDNEALYDICFRTLKLTTPTYGDLNHLVSAAMSGVTCSLRFPGQLNSDLRKLAVNLIPFPRLHFFMIGFAPLTSRGSQQYRALTVPELTQQMFDAKNMMCASDPRHGRYLTACAMFRGRMSTKEVDEQMLSVQNKNSSYFVEWIPHNTKSSVCDIPPKGLKMAVTFVGNSTAIQEMFKRVSDQFTAMFRRKAFLHWYTGEGMDEMEFTEAESNMNDLVSEYQQYQDATAEEEGEFEEEEGDVEA